Proteins from one Listeria innocua genomic window:
- a CDS encoding sensor histidine kinase, producing the protein MFSILMAIIQITGIFIAIQILTNKVFSIKEGLVTIAIAMLAFPLFTLVQYWSMIFVLIVFVSALYWKNKNVIVSGSITLVVIILLTISDSIVGFILVPGLNFKYDEIFNELLPTLIYCAGMLANLLVFSFILRKLIEKVNISRFVEHRKYAYIIFSIVALTVLAFYMNIYAGSIAGFDGSVLKINTLIFTGYTILLIVIVTVVINTATNELKVQNQKEQLEQLQDYVTTLESLHREMRVFRHDYVNILSTLVGYIDNDDMPGLKYYFENNIVPINKTIESNNYKISLLQNIHVIELKGLLAVKLIRAQELKIDAILEVVEPIDKISMDSIDLCKVVGILLDNAVEAALTCENPVIRIAFVKKGDSIIIVFANSLPVNMPPIYKIFEEGFSTKGEGRGLGLASLREIMKKYSHVALDTKVTNREVIQELEIM; encoded by the coding sequence ATGTTTAGTATTTTGATGGCAATTATACAGATAACGGGTATTTTTATAGCAATCCAGATTTTGACAAACAAAGTTTTTTCAATTAAAGAGGGATTGGTTACTATAGCAATTGCTATGCTAGCCTTCCCTTTATTTACATTAGTTCAATACTGGTCGATGATTTTTGTGTTGATTGTTTTTGTAAGTGCCTTATATTGGAAAAATAAAAATGTGATAGTTTCAGGTTCTATTACGCTTGTGGTCATTATTTTGCTTACTATCAGTGATTCTATAGTAGGTTTTATTTTAGTACCGGGCTTGAACTTTAAATATGATGAAATATTTAATGAATTGTTACCAACACTAATTTACTGTGCGGGAATGCTGGCGAACTTGTTGGTATTTTCGTTTATTCTTAGAAAATTGATTGAAAAAGTTAATATTTCTAGATTTGTTGAACATAGAAAATATGCGTACATTATTTTTTCTATCGTGGCTCTTACTGTCTTAGCGTTCTATATGAACATATATGCGGGGTCAATCGCAGGTTTCGATGGATCAGTTTTGAAAATTAATACGCTTATTTTTACAGGATATACCATTTTGTTAATAGTTATTGTGACGGTTGTGATTAACACTGCAACCAATGAACTTAAAGTACAGAATCAGAAGGAACAGCTAGAACAGTTACAGGATTATGTTACTACATTAGAGTCCCTGCATAGAGAAATGCGCGTTTTTCGTCATGATTATGTGAATATCCTGTCAACGCTTGTAGGATATATTGATAACGATGATATGCCGGGTTTGAAGTATTACTTTGAAAATAATATCGTACCTATAAATAAAACAATTGAATCTAACAACTATAAAATTTCTTTGCTTCAAAATATTCATGTGATTGAACTGAAAGGCTTATTGGCGGTTAAGTTAATACGAGCCCAAGAGTTGAAAATTGATGCAATTTTAGAAGTAGTTGAACCGATTGATAAGATTTCGATGGATAGCATAGATTTATGCAAAGTTGTCGGGATTTTACTGGACAATGCTGTCGAAGCGGCACTAACTTGTGAAAATCCAGTTATTCGAATCGCGTTTGTGAAGAAGGGTGATAGCATTATTATTGTGTTTGCGAATAGCTTGCCAGTAAATATGCCACCGATTTATAAAATATTTGAAGAAGGTTTTTCCACAAAAGGAGAGGGTCGTGGTTTAGGACTTGCTAGTTTGCGGGAGATTATGAAGAAATATTCGCACGTTGCCTTAGATACAAAAGTGACTAATAGAGAAGTTATTCAAGAATTAGAAATTATGTAG
- a CDS encoding LytR/AlgR family response regulator transcription factor produces the protein MLPVFICEDNRMQRERLTKYIEDYIMVEHFDMKLELSTGDPFELVSRMPRHQGMGLYFLDIDLGQPDMNGFELAQEIRKFDPRGFIIFITTHAELSYMTFTYKVEALDYIIKDDIDMLHDRVLACMKQAEERISNDQDMQKYFTFKVSDKKIIHELLDDILFFETAPTIHKVILHGKNRQVEFYGKLKSIEKMLDESFYRCHRSYIVNKKNIHELDTTKGVVKMSNGENCYASSKLIKSLSL, from the coding sequence ATGCTACCGGTTTTTATATGTGAAGATAATAGGATGCAGCGAGAAAGGTTAACAAAATATATTGAAGACTATATAATGGTTGAACATTTTGATATGAAGTTGGAACTTTCAACAGGTGATCCGTTTGAGTTAGTATCACGAATGCCTAGACATCAAGGTATGGGACTGTATTTTCTTGATATTGATTTAGGACAACCGGACATGAATGGCTTTGAATTAGCTCAAGAAATCAGGAAATTCGATCCACGCGGTTTCATCATTTTCATTACGACACATGCGGAACTGAGTTATATGACTTTCACGTACAAGGTGGAAGCGCTTGATTACATTATTAAAGATGATATTGATATGTTGCATGACCGTGTTTTAGCTTGTATGAAGCAGGCAGAAGAACGAATCTCTAACGACCAAGATATGCAGAAGTATTTTACCTTTAAAGTTTCCGATAAAAAGATTATTCACGAACTTTTAGACGATATTTTGTTTTTCGAAACAGCGCCTACGATTCATAAAGTAATTTTACATGGCAAAAATCGCCAAGTGGAATTTTATGGTAAGTTGAAAAGCATTGAGAAAATGTTGGATGAATCTTTTTATAGGTGCCATCGCTCGTATATTGTGAATAAGAAAAATATCCACGAACTTGATACGACAAAAGGCGTGGTGAAGATGTCTAACGGAGAAAATTGTTATGCATCATCAAAACTAATTAAAAGTTTGAGTTTATAA
- the pdeA gene encoding cyclic-di-AMP phosphodiesterase PdeA has translation MSGYFQKRMLKYPLYGLIAATIILSVITFFFSWWLSALVVVGGIILTVAMFYFEYRLNEDVQLYVSNLTYRIKRSEEEALVEMPMGILLYDEHYKIEWVNPFMSKYFDKTELIGESLEEVGPEFLDVITGNDEKGIMSIAWREHRFDTIVKRKERILYLYDRTEYYDLNKKFQANKSVFAVIFLDNYDEWAQGMDDRRRSALNNLVTSMLTNWAREHRIYLKRISTDRFMAFLTEEMLKQLEEEKFQILDRIRERTSKQNIPLTLSIGIGYKEDDLIKLADLAQSSLDLALGRGGDQVVIKQPEGKVRFYGGKTNPMEKRTRVRARVISQALQELITQSDQVFVMGHRYPDMDVIGSSLGVMRIAEMNNRNAYVVVEPGKMSPDVKRLMNEIEEYPNVIKNIVTPQVALENITEKSLLVVVDTHKPSMVINKELLDSATNVVVVDHHRRSEEFVGNPVLVYIEPYASSTAELITELFEYQPDLEQVGKIEATALLSGIVVDTKNFTLRTGSRTFDAASYLRSLGADTILVQQFLKEDITTFTQRSRLVESLEIYHDGMAIATGHEDEEFGTVIAAQAADTMLSMEGVQASFVITLRPDKLIGISARSLGQINVQVIMEKLGGGGHLSNAATQLKDVTIAEAEKQLISAIDAYWKGET, from the coding sequence ATGTCAGGCTATTTTCAAAAACGAATGCTTAAATATCCATTATACGGTCTGATTGCAGCGACAATTATTTTGAGCGTAATCACGTTCTTTTTTTCGTGGTGGTTATCGGCGTTAGTAGTTGTTGGCGGAATTATTCTTACAGTTGCGATGTTTTACTTTGAATATCGCCTAAATGAAGACGTTCAATTGTATGTTTCTAATTTAACGTATCGGATTAAGCGTAGTGAAGAAGAAGCGCTAGTTGAAATGCCGATGGGGATACTTCTGTATGATGAACATTATAAAATCGAATGGGTTAACCCTTTCATGTCCAAATACTTTGATAAAACTGAGCTAATTGGTGAATCTTTGGAAGAAGTGGGACCGGAATTTCTGGATGTAATAACTGGAAATGATGAAAAAGGAATTATGTCAATTGCTTGGCGTGAGCATCGTTTTGATACGATTGTAAAGCGAAAAGAGCGGATTTTGTACTTATATGACCGAACGGAGTATTATGATTTAAATAAGAAATTTCAAGCGAATAAATCAGTATTTGCGGTTATTTTCTTAGATAATTATGATGAATGGGCGCAGGGTATGGATGATAGACGCCGTAGTGCCCTAAATAACTTAGTGACATCGATGTTGACTAACTGGGCCAGGGAGCACCGTATTTATTTGAAGCGAATTTCGACAGACCGATTTATGGCTTTTTTGACCGAAGAAATGTTGAAGCAATTGGAGGAAGAGAAGTTTCAAATCTTGGACCGAATTCGTGAGCGGACGTCAAAACAAAATATTCCGCTGACTTTAAGTATTGGGATTGGTTATAAGGAAGATGATTTGATTAAGTTGGCAGATTTGGCTCAGTCAAGCTTGGACCTTGCTCTAGGGCGAGGCGGAGATCAGGTCGTAATCAAACAACCTGAAGGAAAAGTTAGATTTTATGGTGGGAAAACGAATCCGATGGAAAAACGGACTCGAGTTCGGGCACGCGTTATCTCGCAAGCTTTGCAAGAACTAATTACGCAAAGTGACCAAGTTTTTGTTATGGGGCATCGCTATCCGGATATGGACGTAATTGGGTCAAGTCTAGGTGTAATGCGAATTGCTGAAATGAACAATCGGAATGCTTATGTGGTCGTTGAACCTGGCAAAATGAGTCCTGATGTGAAGCGACTAATGAATGAAATTGAAGAATATCCAAATGTGATTAAAAACATTGTGACTCCACAAGTTGCGCTGGAAAATATCACAGAGAAGAGTTTGCTTGTCGTAGTTGATACGCACAAACCTTCGATGGTTATTAATAAGGAACTGCTTGATTCTGCTACGAATGTGGTCGTTGTTGATCATCACCGTCGTTCAGAGGAATTTGTTGGTAATCCGGTTCTGGTTTATATTGAGCCATATGCGTCATCTACAGCGGAACTGATTACGGAGCTATTTGAGTACCAGCCTGATTTAGAACAGGTTGGGAAAATTGAAGCGACAGCATTACTTTCGGGAATTGTTGTTGATACGAAAAACTTTACGCTTCGAACTGGTTCAAGAACATTTGATGCGGCGAGCTATTTACGATCGCTTGGAGCAGATACAATTTTAGTGCAACAATTTTTAAAAGAGGATATAACTACTTTTACACAGCGGAGTCGTTTAGTAGAGTCGCTTGAAATTTATCATGATGGTATGGCAATTGCGACTGGACATGAAGACGAGGAATTCGGCACGGTTATAGCTGCGCAGGCGGCGGATACGATGCTTTCGATGGAAGGTGTACAGGCATCCTTCGTTATCACGCTACGTCCAGATAAATTAATCGGGATTAGCGCGAGGTCGCTTGGACAAATCAATGTGCAAGTCATTATGGAAAAACTAGGCGGTGGTGGACATTTATCGAATGCAGCCACACAGCTTAAAGATGTTACAATTGCAGAAGCAGAAAAACAATTAATTAGCGCCATTGATGCGTATTGGAAGGGAGAAACATAA
- the rplI gene encoding 50S ribosomal protein L9: MKVIFLKDVKGKGKKGETKNVADGYANNFLIKNGYAVEASNAALSTLSAQKKKEDKLAAEELAEAKALKEKMENLTVELKAKSGEGGRLFGSITSKQIAQALEKTHGIKIDKRKMDLPEAIRALGHTKVPVKLHHEVTATLDVHVSEE; this comes from the coding sequence ATGAAAGTTATTTTCTTAAAAGACGTAAAAGGTAAAGGTAAAAAAGGTGAAACAAAAAATGTTGCAGATGGTTATGCAAACAATTTTTTAATTAAAAACGGTTACGCGGTTGAAGCTAGCAATGCGGCTTTAAGCACACTTTCCGCGCAAAAGAAAAAAGAAGATAAATTAGCTGCTGAAGAACTAGCTGAAGCAAAAGCTTTGAAAGAAAAAATGGAAAATTTAACAGTGGAATTAAAAGCGAAGTCTGGTGAAGGCGGCAGATTGTTTGGTTCTATTACATCTAAACAAATTGCTCAAGCGCTTGAAAAAACACATGGTATTAAAATAGATAAACGTAAAATGGACTTACCAGAAGCGATTCGGGCTTTAGGACATACGAAGGTGCCGGTGAAATTGCACCATGAAGTAACGGCAACACTTGATGTACATGTGAGTGAAGAATAA
- the dnaB gene encoding replicative DNA helicase, whose protein sequence is MDNNFQDRTPPQNIEAEQAVLGAIFLEPNALITASEILMPDDFYRTGHQIIFETMLDLNDHGKAVDVLTVYEALAAKGNLEDAGGLPYLTELSGAVPTAANLEYYAHIIEDKALLRRLIRTATQIATDGYSREDELDMLMDEAEKSILEVSQRKNVGAFKNIKDVLVKTYDDIEILHNRKGDITGIPTGFNELDKMTAGFQRNDLIIVAARPSVGKTAFALNIAQNVATKTDENVAIFSLEMGAEQLVMRMLCAEGNINAQNLRTGALTSDDWQKLTIAMGTLSNSGIYIDDTPGVRVNEIRSKCRRLKQETGLGMIVIDYLQLIAGSGRGGENRQQEVSEISRSLKALARELEVPVIALSQLSRSVEQRQDKRPMMSDIRESGSIEQDADIVAFLYREDYYDREGENDGTIEIIIAKQRNGPVGDVKLAFVKEYNKFVNLEVRYDDAMA, encoded by the coding sequence GTGGATAATAATTTCCAGGACAGAACACCACCACAAAATATTGAAGCCGAACAAGCTGTACTGGGCGCGATATTTCTTGAGCCAAATGCGCTGATTACTGCTTCTGAAATTTTAATGCCGGATGATTTTTATCGAACTGGTCACCAAATCATTTTTGAAACGATGCTTGATTTGAATGACCACGGGAAGGCTGTCGATGTTTTAACAGTATATGAGGCGCTTGCTGCCAAGGGTAATTTAGAAGATGCGGGTGGTTTGCCTTATTTGACGGAATTATCCGGTGCTGTACCAACTGCGGCTAACTTGGAATACTATGCCCATATTATCGAGGACAAGGCGCTTCTCAGACGTTTAATTAGAACTGCTACCCAAATTGCAACAGATGGTTATTCGCGCGAAGACGAGCTCGATATGCTTATGGACGAAGCGGAAAAGAGTATCTTGGAAGTTTCGCAACGTAAAAATGTTGGTGCATTTAAGAATATTAAAGATGTCCTAGTTAAAACTTATGATGATATTGAAATTTTGCATAATCGTAAAGGTGATATTACTGGTATTCCGACTGGATTTAACGAGCTGGACAAAATGACAGCTGGATTTCAGCGGAATGATTTAATTATTGTTGCCGCGCGTCCTTCTGTTGGTAAAACGGCATTCGCCTTAAATATCGCGCAAAATGTTGCAACGAAAACAGACGAGAATGTGGCCATTTTTAGTTTGGAAATGGGTGCGGAACAACTTGTTATGCGTATGCTTTGTGCGGAAGGAAATATTAATGCGCAGAATTTACGGACGGGTGCTTTAACGAGCGATGATTGGCAAAAGCTGACAATCGCGATGGGTACACTTTCTAATTCTGGGATTTATATTGATGATACGCCGGGTGTTCGTGTGAATGAGATTCGTTCCAAATGTCGTCGTTTAAAACAAGAAACAGGTCTTGGTATGATCGTAATCGACTACTTGCAACTTATTGCGGGGAGCGGTCGTGGCGGTGAAAATAGGCAACAAGAGGTTTCTGAGATTTCTCGGTCGTTAAAAGCTTTGGCGCGGGAACTTGAAGTACCGGTAATTGCCCTTTCACAGTTGTCTCGTAGTGTAGAGCAACGTCAAGATAAACGTCCAATGATGTCAGATATTCGTGAATCGGGTTCGATTGAGCAAGATGCGGATATTGTAGCCTTTTTATACCGGGAAGATTACTATGATCGGGAAGGTGAAAATGACGGTACGATTGAGATTATTATTGCAAAACAACGTAATGGTCCGGTCGGTGACGTGAAATTAGCCTTTGTAAAAGAATACAATAAGTTTGTGAATTTAGAAGTGCGTTATGATGACGCAATGGCTTAA
- a CDS encoding adenylosuccinate synthase — translation MSSVVVVGTQWGDEGKGKITDFLSENAEAIARYQGGNNAGHTIKFDGVTYKLHLIPSGIFYKEKISVIGNGMVVDPKALVEELKYLHDKGVDTSNLRISNRAHIILPYHIRIDEADEERKGANKIGTTKKGIGPAYMDKAARVGIRIIDLLDKETFKEKLEHNLGEKNRLLERFYELEGFKLEDILDEYYEYGQQFKDYVCDTSVVLNDALDDGKRVLFEGAQGVMLDIDQGTYPFVTSSNPIAGGVTIGSGVGPSKINHVVGVAKAYTTRVGDGPFPTELFDSIGDTIREVGHEYGTTTGRPRRVGWFDSVVVRHARRVSGLTDLSLTLLDVLTGIETLKICVAYKLDGKTITEFPASLKDLARCEPVYEELPGWTEDITEVQSLDDLPVNCRHYMERIAQLTGVQVSMFSVGPDRAQTHVVKSVWRLA, via the coding sequence ATGTCTTCAGTTGTTGTTGTAGGAACACAGTGGGGCGATGAAGGAAAAGGGAAGATTACGGATTTTCTTTCCGAGAATGCAGAAGCGATTGCTAGATATCAAGGTGGGAACAATGCGGGTCATACAATTAAGTTTGATGGCGTAACGTACAAATTGCACTTAATTCCATCAGGTATCTTTTACAAAGAAAAAATTAGTGTTATTGGTAACGGTATGGTTGTTGATCCAAAAGCTTTAGTGGAGGAATTAAAATATCTTCATGACAAAGGCGTGGATACTTCTAATTTGCGTATTTCTAACCGCGCGCACATTATTTTACCGTATCACATTCGGATTGATGAAGCTGACGAAGAACGTAAAGGCGCAAACAAAATCGGTACAACGAAAAAAGGTATCGGGCCGGCATACATGGATAAAGCAGCTCGTGTTGGTATTCGTATTATCGATTTACTAGATAAAGAAACTTTTAAAGAAAAATTAGAGCATAATCTTGGTGAGAAAAACCGTTTACTAGAGCGTTTTTATGAGCTAGAGGGCTTTAAATTAGAAGATATTTTAGATGAGTACTACGAATATGGTCAACAATTTAAAGACTATGTTTGTGATACGTCAGTTGTTTTAAATGATGCATTAGATGATGGCAAACGTGTGTTATTTGAAGGAGCGCAAGGGGTTATGCTTGATATTGATCAAGGAACATATCCATTTGTAACTTCAAGTAATCCGATTGCTGGTGGCGTAACAATTGGTAGCGGTGTTGGCCCATCGAAAATCAATCATGTTGTTGGTGTTGCAAAAGCATATACAACTCGTGTTGGAGATGGTCCTTTCCCAACTGAATTATTTGATTCTATTGGTGACACTATCCGTGAAGTTGGCCATGAATATGGTACAACTACTGGTCGTCCGCGTCGTGTAGGTTGGTTTGATAGCGTGGTTGTTCGTCATGCTCGTCGTGTGAGCGGACTAACAGATTTATCCTTAACGCTACTGGACGTTTTGACAGGGATTGAAACACTTAAAATCTGTGTAGCGTACAAGTTAGACGGAAAAACAATTACAGAATTCCCGGCAAGCTTGAAAGACTTAGCTCGTTGTGAACCTGTTTATGAAGAACTGCCTGGTTGGACAGAAGATATTACTGAAGTGCAATCATTAGATGACCTACCAGTAAATTGTCGTCATTACATGGAACGCATTGCTCAACTTACAGGTGTGCAAGTTTCTATGTTCTCTGTAGGTCCTGACCGCGCGCAAACTCACGTTGTTAAAAGCGTGTGGCGTTTAGCTTAA
- a CDS encoding WXG100 family type VII secretion target: protein MSGQIRMSPSELRDRAKTYGQSGRDIEDILSRLSQLQDQLRSEWEGQAFMRFDDQFEQLKPKVTEFANLMDQINDQLEKTANAVEEHDQQLSQNFGF from the coding sequence ATGTCAGGTCAAATTCGTATGAGTCCAAGCGAACTACGTGATCGCGCGAAAACTTACGGTCAAAGTGGTCGAGATATTGAGGATATTCTAAGTCGTTTAAGTCAACTACAAGATCAACTACGTAGCGAATGGGAAGGTCAAGCTTTTATGCGTTTTGATGATCAATTTGAGCAATTAAAACCAAAAGTAACTGAATTCGCAAACTTAATGGATCAAATTAACGATCAACTTGAGAAGACAGCAAACGCAGTAGAAGAGCACGATCAACAACTTTCTCAAAACTTCGGATTCTAA